The genomic window CAATAAGATATGAATGGTTACCCGATTTTAATTTACTGCTGAAACTCTGGCATAGGAATTGCTTTCTCCCATGTTAAACATTTTAAATATAAGAGTGACGTGGAGGGAACGCAATGAAAGAGCTACTTTTAATTCTGTTCTTAGGTCAGACCATTACCCTGCTAGGTTTATTTTTTTCCAGAGTCGTGAGGAAGAGGAAGTTGGTTTCTAGACGGCGTCCGGTTCGCTGGATCCTACGCACGATCTTGTTTACCACGGTTTTCTGCCTGTTTGGTACGCTTTCGGTCCGGGCCCAGCCGGCTCCTGAAGTGGTGGTGAGTACGCTTCGGTTGTCCCGATGACCTCTGGCCTTGTTTTTCAGGCGACTTGTCGGTTTATACCAAGATCCAACCGCTGATCTTGATGTAAGTGGCTTCGTTGACTTTCCAGGAGGCTGTCCCTTATAATCCACCCTGCAGGTTAAAATCCCCTGCGGGGCTAATCATTCATAAAGGGGTCCTTCCCAATATAGGAAAATCATGGCTGATCATCAAAATCTCCAACATTCGAAAAAAGGTGGACTGACCATCACGTTGGTTGAAAAGGGCAGTATCGCAGAAGACACCGGGATTGAGGCCGGCGACCGCCTGATCACCCTCAATGGCCGGGAGATGAAGGATATCCTCGATTACCGTTTCTGGGTCGATGAGGAAAAACTCCGGTTAGAATTGATCAAGCCCAACGGCGAAGTCTGGGAAGTGGATGTCGAAAAAGGCCATGACGAGGACATGGGGATCGGCTTTGAGGAGATGAAGATTCGCCAATGTCCGAATAAATGTGCCTTCTGCTTTGTCGACCAGATGCCAGAAGGACAACGCAAGGGCCTCTACATCCGGGACGAAGATTATCGCTTTTCTTTCCTTTTTGGAAACTATATTACCCTGACCAACCTCACCCGCAAAGACAAAGCCAGAATCTTTGAGCAAAAGATGAGCCCGCTCTACATCTCGGTGCATACCACCGACCTGGAACTGCGCCGGGAACTCTTAAAGAACCGGCATGCGCGTGACATCCTTACTGAGATTAAAGAGATGACCGATCACGGCATTGTACTCCACACGCAGATCGTCCTCTGTCCCGGGGTCAACGACGGGGCCGCCCTCACAAAGAGCATAGAAGACCTTGCCCGGTTTTACCCCGCAGTCGCCTCGCTGGCGATTGTCCCGGTCGGGCTTACACGGCACCGCGAAGGGCTTCCTGAGATTGAAGAAGTCACGGTGGACTACGCAAAGCGCTTCCTCGAAAACTTGCCTGCCTGGCAGGAACGCTTTCAAAGAGAAATCGGAACACCCTTTGTCTTCGCGGCAGATGAATGGTTTGTAAAAGGTCGTATCCCTTTCCCTCCCCTGGAGCGCTATCTGGATCTTCCGCAGCTTGAAAATGGGGTTGGGATGGTTCCACTTTTCATGAAAGAATTTCAATCGCTTGCTTCTGACCTCCCACAGACATTTTCCGGGCCATCCCGGATCTCCCTTGCCACCGGGACCTCTTTCTCTTCCTATCTGGAAGACTGCGTCAACAACCTTGATCTCAAGGGTCTCAGCCTGGAGGTGATCCCTGTGACAAACCACTTTTTTGGGGATTCTGTGACGGTAACGGGTTTGCTCACCGGGGGCGATATCATCCAAGCGGTAAAGAACCGCAGGATGAACACACTCCTGGGACCGGACGACGAAATCCTCCTCATCCCTTCAGTCGCTCTGAACGATGAAGGAGACTCTTTCCTGGATGGGACGACACCCCAGGACCTTGCACGGGAAATCAATACACTGGTACATGTGCTGCCTTCAGATGCCGGAGGACTCATTAATTTTCTTCAGAATATCCCTGAACTGCTTCACCAATAAATTTTTGTTCCTTTAAATTATTCCTTTAGGAATCTCTGATTAAGTCTGGGTTGAATTTTTCAGGAGATAAAATTTCCTGATTCAAGGCGTAAATTGCAGGGAATAGCCCGCTATTTCCCAAATTTGCAACGCAGAAGCGGGGACTTTTTGCCCTAAAAAAACAGGTCATGACTTGATCAGAGGTTCCTTAATACAATGAACGAACCAGAAACCAGGATTCAGGAAAAAAGTTCCAAACCCGAGCCTGGCCAGACCCGGGTTTTCGGGATCTTTGGATATCCAATCGCGCATACCCTTTCCCCGCCGATGCAGAATGCCGCCTTCAAGGCCTACGATCTAAATTCGGTTTACATTCCTTTTGAAATAGACCCCGCTTTTTTGAAGAACGCCGTAACGTCGATACTTCCGCTGGGAATCAAAGGGGTCAACATTACCATTCCTCACAAAGAAACCATCATCCCTTTTCTCGATTCACTTGATGAAGAAGCCAGGAAGATCGGTGCCGTCAATACCATCGAGGTTTCCTCCGGGCGGCTGATCGGCCATAACACAGATGGAAAGGGCTACCTTGCATCTGTGGCAGCCCTGGATATTGATCTCAGGGGGCAAAGGGTTCTCATGATCGGTGCGGGAGGAGCGGCAAAAGGGGTTGCGGTCGCAGTCCTGTCTTCGGGGATATCGGAGTTAATACTCATGGTCAGGCGTCTCGATCGCGGAAAGGCCCTTGTCAAACAGCTCTCCGCCCTCTTTCCCGATGTACCGATTTTGGTCGTTGAGATGAATTCCGAACGACGTACCTTTCAAAAAAAAGATCGCGCAACGCTCCTGATCAACTGCACACCACTCGGAATGAAGGAGGAAGACCCGACCCCCTTTCCTCTCCCCTGGATCGAAGCGCATTGGATCGTTTCAGACCTGGTCTACCGTCCCACAGAGACTCCCTTGCTCTCCGCTGCAAAAAAGGTCGGCGCGCTTACAGTGCCTGGTATCGGAATGCTGCTCCACCAGGGCGCCCTGGCCTTTGAAATATGGACCCGGGAAAAAGCCCCTCTCAGCATCATGAAGGATGCCCTGGAAGAGGCGCTCTCTCCTCCTGATACACAATAGCCTGCACCGCTCTGGAAGGACGGAAACTGCGCTCACACCGCATGTTCTACTGCGTAATCCCGGAATTCTGGAACGGGGATTCTGTTGACAGAGTCCAGATCATCGGATAAGATGTTGACATCATTAAGGATGGTCTCGTAAAAAGTCGAACGATGCCCGTATTCGTAATTCCGGCGGAGGTCGGAATCCAGTCTTTTCAAATAGTTATAAATTCTCTGGACTCCGATTTTCACCGGAGTGACGACTTTTTACGGGTGCATCGTTAAGGAAGCTCTGATTAAGCCAGATACCCTCGAGAAACAATCGATATATCCCTGAAACAGAGATGCACACACAAGCATTAACCTAAAAAAGGATTGACACTGTTGATTGCAGAAAAACTGGGGAGAGTGGTTCTTGACGCGAATCTTGTTACGGAAGATCAGCTTCAAAAGGCCTTGCTTACCCAAAAGAGAGATGGAGGCAGGCTTGGGGAAATTCTGATCCGTCTGGGATTTGTTGATGAATCCCACCTTCTCCAATGCCTGAGTCAGCAACACGGCGTCACTCTGATCGATCTCAACAAGACAAAAATTGACCCTGCAGTCACAAGACTCGTTCCTGCCGAGATCGCCAAGAAACATCTCGTTATCCCAGTAAAACGCCTCGGGTCATCCTTGAGCCTGGCCATGGTCGATCCAAGTGATGTCTATGCGATTGACAATGTTAAGTTTGCAACCGGCTATAACGTCGAACCTTATATTGCATCAGAAGCAACCGTGATCGCCGCGATTAATAAATTTTATGGCGGCGGGATAAAACAGAATAGCCCCTCCGTCATCGAGGCAAAAGACTACACCTTATCAGATCCAGATATGACTCTGAAGAAGGACCTGTTTACAGAAGATGCCCCAATGGTCTCTGTGGATGACTTTGATACGGTCGTCGGAGATGCCCTGGACGATATTGACGTCGTCGAAGAACAGCAGGATGATTTTTTCGGTAAAGACGTTGAAGCCCCGATTGTCAAACTCGTCAACGGAATTCTGGTCAATGCCATCAAGGTTGGAGCAAGTGACATCCATGTCGAGCCTTTTGAAACCGTCTTTCGCATTCGATTTAGAATTGACGGGGTCATGAAGACCGTGATGAATCTCCCCACCCGGATTAAAAATCCGGTCGTCGCCAGGCTGAAGATCATGTCAAAGTTGGACATTGCCGAACGACGTCTTCCACAGGATGGTCGAATCAAGCTGAAACTCGGAAGGAAGAGAGAAGTCGATTTCCGTGTCTCCACACTCCCCTGTCTTTTTGGCGAGAAGGTCGTCATGCGTATCTTAGACAAAGGGAATCTAAACCTCGATATGACCAAACTCGGCTTTGAAGAAAAAGCCCTGAGCTATTTTAAGAAAGCGATCGATTCCCCCTATGGCATGGTCCTGGTCACCGGACCGACCGGGAGTGGAAAAACAACCACCCTCTACTCGGCCTTGAGTACAATCAATACACAAGAAATTAATATCATGACGGCGGAAGATCCGGTAGAATACAATCTCCTCGGGATCAATCAGGTTCAAATGAAAGATGCGATCGGTCTTAATTTTGCGGCGGCACTTCGCTCCTTTCTCAGGCAGGATCCGGACGTGGTCATGGTCGGTGAAATTCGTGATTTCGAAACAGCGGAAATCGGGGTCAAGGCCGCTTTGACCGGGCATTTGGTCCTTTCCACACTTCATACGAATGATGCGCCCAGTACAATCAACCGACTCTTGAATATGGGGGTCGAACCTTTTCTCGTCGCTTCTTCAGTCATCTTAATCGTTGCACAAAGACTGACCAGAAGAATCTGCACCAAATGTAAAGAGGTCCTCCCGGTTCAGGATGAAGTACTCCTCCGGGCAGGATTCAAAGAAGCAGAAATCAAAAATCTGACGCTTTATAAAGGAAAGGGTTGCGACTTCTGCAGCAATACAGGCTACAAAGGCCGGGTCGCCCTATATGAGGTCATGCCGGTCGGAGAGGTCATCCGTGATCAGATATTGCAGGGAGCCTCTGCGGATGACATCAAGAAAAAGGCCATGGCAAGTGGGATGAGAACACTACGGATGAGTGGGCTCGAAAAGGTGAAAGAAGGGATGACCACCCTTGAAGAAATCCTGAACAACACCTTCCCCGATTCCTGACACGACAAGAAATGAGAAACCCCCTAAAAGGGAAAATATCGCAGTTGCTCCACCTGTTCAACAATTCAGGAGGGAAAGTTTATGGCCAACCTGCAGAAGTTGCTTCAAATCATGGTCGAAAAAGGAGGTTCGGATCTTCACCTGACGACAGGAGTCCCTCCCAAGGTCAGGATCAACGGAGAACTTGATTCCCTTAATTTTCCTGCCCTCACTGCAGCCGAGACCAAACAGCTTATTTATAGTGTCCTGACCGAAGCCCAGAAGCATCGTTTTGAAGAAGAGAACGAGCTTGATTTCTCATTCGGCTTGAAGGGCCTGAGTCGCTTCAGGGGAAATATCTTCGTTCAAAGAGGAGTCGTTGCCGGTGCGATTCGAACGATCCCCTTTGAGATCAGGACCTTTAAGGACTTGGGACTCCCCGCGGTGGTCGACGAACTCGTCAAGAAGCCGAGAGGTCTGATCCTGGTCACGGGTCCGACAGGAAGCGGAAAATCGACCACATTGGCATCGATGATCGATCACATCAATACCGACCGCCATGAGCATATCATTACGATTGAAGATCCGATTGAATTTCTTCATCCCCACAAAAACTGCATTGTCAACCAACGAGAGGTCTCCTCTGACACAAAATCATTTCAAAATGCCTTAAAATATATCTTAAGACAAGATCCGGATGTTGTCCTGATCGGTGAGATGCGGGATCTGGAAACCATTGAGGCGGCGTTAAGAATCTCAGAGACAGGGCATCTAACTTTTGCAACGCTCCATACCAACTCTGCGCTTCAGTCGATCAACCGGATTATTGATGTTTTTCCGCCGCACCAACAATCACAAGTCCGCGCACAACTTTCATTCGTTTTAGAAGGGGTTCTTTCTCAACAGCTCATCCCAAAGATAAATGGTCATGGGAGGGCCATGTCCATAGAGGTCATGATCCCTACCCCTGCCATTCGCAACCTCATTCGAGAAGATAAGGTTCATCAAATCTACTCCTCGATGCAGACAGGCCAGGGGAAACATGGAATGCAAACCATGAACCAATCCCTCTATGATCTCTGCTCCAAACGCCACATCTCTCATGAGGAT from Candidatus Manganitrophaceae bacterium includes these protein-coding regions:
- a CDS encoding DUF512 domain-containing protein, yielding MADHQNLQHSKKGGLTITLVEKGSIAEDTGIEAGDRLITLNGREMKDILDYRFWVDEEKLRLELIKPNGEVWEVDVEKGHDEDMGIGFEEMKIRQCPNKCAFCFVDQMPEGQRKGLYIRDEDYRFSFLFGNYITLTNLTRKDKARIFEQKMSPLYISVHTTDLELRRELLKNRHARDILTEIKEMTDHGIVLHTQIVLCPGVNDGAALTKSIEDLARFYPAVASLAIVPVGLTRHREGLPEIEEVTVDYAKRFLENLPAWQERFQREIGTPFVFAADEWFVKGRIPFPPLERYLDLPQLENGVGMVPLFMKEFQSLASDLPQTFSGPSRISLATGTSFSSYLEDCVNNLDLKGLSLEVIPVTNHFFGDSVTVTGLLTGGDIIQAVKNRRMNTLLGPDDEILLIPSVALNDEGDSFLDGTTPQDLAREINTLVHVLPSDAGGLINFLQNIPELLHQ
- a CDS encoding shikimate dehydrogenase — translated: MNEPETRIQEKSSKPEPGQTRVFGIFGYPIAHTLSPPMQNAAFKAYDLNSVYIPFEIDPAFLKNAVTSILPLGIKGVNITIPHKETIIPFLDSLDEEARKIGAVNTIEVSSGRLIGHNTDGKGYLASVAALDIDLRGQRVLMIGAGGAAKGVAVAVLSSGISELILMVRRLDRGKALVKQLSALFPDVPILVVEMNSERRTFQKKDRATLLINCTPLGMKEEDPTPFPLPWIEAHWIVSDLVYRPTETPLLSAAKKVGALTVPGIGMLLHQGALAFEIWTREKAPLSIMKDALEEALSPPDTQ
- the pilB gene encoding type IV-A pilus assembly ATPase PilB is translated as MIAEKLGRVVLDANLVTEDQLQKALLTQKRDGGRLGEILIRLGFVDESHLLQCLSQQHGVTLIDLNKTKIDPAVTRLVPAEIAKKHLVIPVKRLGSSLSLAMVDPSDVYAIDNVKFATGYNVEPYIASEATVIAAINKFYGGGIKQNSPSVIEAKDYTLSDPDMTLKKDLFTEDAPMVSVDDFDTVVGDALDDIDVVEEQQDDFFGKDVEAPIVKLVNGILVNAIKVGASDIHVEPFETVFRIRFRIDGVMKTVMNLPTRIKNPVVARLKIMSKLDIAERRLPQDGRIKLKLGRKREVDFRVSTLPCLFGEKVVMRILDKGNLNLDMTKLGFEEKALSYFKKAIDSPYGMVLVTGPTGSGKTTTLYSALSTINTQEINIMTAEDPVEYNLLGINQVQMKDAIGLNFAAALRSFLRQDPDVVMVGEIRDFETAEIGVKAALTGHLVLSTLHTNDAPSTINRLLNMGVEPFLVASSVILIVAQRLTRRICTKCKEVLPVQDEVLLRAGFKEAEIKNLTLYKGKGCDFCSNTGYKGRVALYEVMPVGEVIRDQILQGASADDIKKKAMASGMRTLRMSGLEKVKEGMTTLEEILNNTFPDS
- a CDS encoding type IV pilus twitching motility protein PilT; this encodes MANLQKLLQIMVEKGGSDLHLTTGVPPKVRINGELDSLNFPALTAAETKQLIYSVLTEAQKHRFEEENELDFSFGLKGLSRFRGNIFVQRGVVAGAIRTIPFEIRTFKDLGLPAVVDELVKKPRGLILVTGPTGSGKSTTLASMIDHINTDRHEHIITIEDPIEFLHPHKNCIVNQREVSSDTKSFQNALKYILRQDPDVVLIGEMRDLETIEAALRISETGHLTFATLHTNSALQSINRIIDVFPPHQQSQVRAQLSFVLEGVLSQQLIPKINGHGRAMSIEVMIPTPAIRNLIREDKVHQIYSSMQTGQGKHGMQTMNQSLYDLCSKRHISHEDAIGRSSQPDELVTMLNRGGSPMPGIREPGRMVRR